The following proteins come from a genomic window of Aequorivita marisscotiae:
- a CDS encoding ATP-dependent Clp protease ATP-binding subunit: protein MDDNFSPRVKDVIAYSKEEALRLGHDFIGTEHLMLGLLRDGSGKAVTILNALAIDLNHLRRKVEILSPANPGVTTNANDKKNLHLTRQAERALKTTFLEAKLFQSNSINTAHLLLCILRNENDPTTKLLNKMKVDYDAVKDQFKLMITNDDDYIESPSADAFPNDDDTSAEDAGKENLFSGTTGKTNKKSKTPVLDNFGRDLTAMAEEGKLDPVVGRENEIQRVSQILSRRKKNNPLLIGEPGVGKSAIAEGLALRIIQRKVSRILYDKRVVTLDLASLVAGTKYRGQFEERMKAVMNELEKNDDIILFIDEIHTIVGAGGATGSLDASNMFKPALARGEIQCIGATTLDEYRQYIEKDGALERRFQKVLVEPTTVEETIEILQNIKDKYESHHNVSYTEEAIEACVNLTNRYMTERFLPDKAIDALDEAGSRVHITNIHVPEKILQLEKELEEVRELKNTVVKKQKYEEAAKLRDDEKNLEKELATQQEQWEADSKLHKETVSEENVAEVVSMMTGVPVSRIAQTESTKLAALPDRIKGKVIGQDEAVAKVVKAIQRNRAGLKDPNKPIGSFIFLGQTGVGKTQLAKVLARELFDSDSALVRIDMSEYMEKFSISRLVGAPPGYVGYEEGGQLTEKIRRKPYAVLLLDEIEKAHPDVFNMLLQVLDDGYLTDSLGRKIDFRNTIIIMTSNIGARQIKDFGQGVGFGTSAKKSQEDAHTKSVIENALKKTFAPEFLNRIDDVMVFNALERDDIHKIIDIELDKLYIRISGLGYDLTLTEKAKDFIADKGFDKQYGARPLNRAIQKYIEDALAEEIINSSLHEGDTILMDLDEKANELTIKIKKQKKTTET, encoded by the coding sequence ATGGATGATAATTTTTCCCCAAGAGTAAAAGATGTAATAGCCTACAGCAAAGAGGAAGCGCTGCGCTTAGGCCACGACTTTATTGGCACTGAGCATTTAATGCTAGGCCTTTTAAGAGATGGCAGCGGCAAAGCGGTAACCATTTTAAATGCACTGGCAATAGACCTAAACCATTTGCGAAGAAAAGTAGAAATACTGAGCCCGGCCAATCCCGGCGTAACTACAAACGCAAACGATAAAAAAAATCTGCACCTTACCCGCCAAGCGGAAAGGGCATTAAAAACCACTTTTTTAGAAGCTAAGCTTTTTCAGAGTAATTCTATTAACACTGCACATCTTTTGTTGTGTATTTTAAGGAATGAAAATGACCCTACTACCAAATTGTTGAATAAAATGAAGGTAGATTATGATGCTGTAAAAGATCAATTTAAGCTTATGATTACAAACGATGACGACTATATTGAAAGTCCAAGCGCAGATGCTTTTCCAAACGACGACGATACTTCAGCCGAAGACGCCGGCAAAGAAAACTTATTTTCTGGCACTACCGGAAAAACCAATAAAAAGTCTAAAACGCCTGTTTTAGACAACTTTGGAAGAGATCTTACGGCAATGGCCGAAGAAGGAAAACTCGATCCGGTGGTGGGCCGTGAAAACGAAATACAACGTGTTTCACAGATTTTAAGCCGAAGAAAGAAAAACAACCCATTGTTAATTGGTGAGCCTGGCGTTGGTAAATCGGCTATTGCCGAAGGTTTGGCACTTCGCATTATTCAACGAAAAGTTTCTAGAATTCTTTACGATAAAAGAGTGGTTACTTTAGATTTGGCCAGCCTTGTGGCCGGCACCAAATATCGTGGCCAATTTGAAGAACGAATGAAAGCAGTTATGAACGAACTTGAAAAGAATGACGATATTATTCTTTTTATTGATGAAATTCATACAATTGTTGGTGCCGGTGGCGCCACGGGATCGTTGGATGCTTCAAATATGTTTAAGCCCGCTTTGGCAAGAGGGGAAATTCAATGCATTGGCGCAACCACTTTAGACGAATACCGTCAATATATTGAAAAGGACGGTGCCCTCGAACGACGTTTTCAAAAGGTTTTGGTAGAACCAACCACGGTTGAAGAAACAATTGAAATTCTTCAAAATATAAAAGATAAATACGAGTCGCACCACAATGTTAGCTATACCGAAGAAGCAATTGAGGCCTGCGTTAATTTAACAAATAGGTATATGACTGAGCGTTTTCTTCCCGATAAAGCCATTGATGCTTTAGACGAAGCGGGGTCTCGCGTACATATAACGAATATTCATGTGCCCGAGAAAATTCTTCAACTTGAAAAAGAATTGGAAGAAGTACGCGAACTTAAAAATACGGTAGTTAAAAAACAGAAGTACGAAGAAGCAGCTAAGCTTCGGGATGATGAAAAAAATCTTGAAAAAGAACTAGCTACACAGCAAGAACAATGGGAGGCAGATTCTAAACTACACAAGGAAACCGTTTCGGAAGAAAATGTTGCCGAAGTAGTTTCTATGATGACCGGTGTTCCAGTAAGTAGAATTGCACAAACCGAAAGTACCAAACTCGCTGCCCTACCCGACAGAATTAAAGGAAAGGTAATTGGGCAAGATGAAGCAGTTGCCAAAGTTGTAAAGGCTATTCAACGTAACCGAGCCGGATTAAAGGACCCGAATAAACCAATTGGATCGTTTATTTTCTTAGGACAAACGGGAGTTGGTAAAACACAACTTGCAAAAGTATTGGCACGAGAGCTATTTGATTCAGATTCGGCATTGGTAAGAATTGATATGAGTGAATATATGGAAAAATTTTCCATCTCACGATTAGTAGGAGCACCTCCAGGTTACGTAGGATATGAAGAAGGTGGCCAATTAACCGAAAAAATACGAAGAAAACCATATGCCGTACTACTTTTAGATGAAATTGAGAAAGCACATCCAGATGTTTTTAATATGCTTCTTCAAGTATTGGACGATGGATATTTAACCGATAGTCTTGGAAGGAAAATTGATTTTAGAAATACAATCATTATTATGACATCCAACATAGGCGCCAGACAAATAAAGGATTTTGGTCAAGGAGTAGGTTTTGGCACTTCTGCTAAAAAGAGCCAAGAAGATGCCCATACAAAGAGCGTAATAGAAAATGCTTTAAAGAAAACATTTGCTCCGGAGTTCCTAAACCGTATAGATGATGTAATGGTCTTTAATGCTTTGGAAAGAGATGATATTCATAAAATTATTGATATTGAATTGGATAAATTATATATCCGCATTTCAGGATTGGGCTACGATCTTACGCTTACCGAAAAAGCCAAAGATTTTATAGCCGACAAAGGGTTTGATAAGCAATATGGCGCACGTCCGTTAAATAGAGCTATTCAAAAATATATTGAAGATGCTTTAGCTGAAGAGATAATTAATAGCAGTTTGCACGAAGGCGACACGATTTTAATGGACCTTGATGAAAAAGCCAATGAGCTTACCATTAAAATTAAGAAACAGAAGAAAACTACAGAGACTTAA
- a CDS encoding tetratricopeptide repeat protein: MKTRILITGLAFATAISFGQKKEIKKAEKAIKSNEYTEALNYLSEAEPMLSTVDNDMKAQFYAARGQALLGSGGSDFKKLKGAADAFSTAISLDPKIEEQLIDPLQNLRAALINGAIKDQNAQQYKMATDKLYTSYMVTKKDTSDLYFAAGNAVNGQDYDTALKYYQMLLDLNYSGATVEYVATNKTTGEVEAFDSEKLRDFAIKSGEFIKPESKVTKSRKGEILRNMTLIYIEKGDTEKAKSLIETARAENPDDVFLMRADADMSYKMGDNKRYNELMEKIVATDPENPELYFNLGISNDQLNNKEKALEYYNKALELRPEYEGALINIAALKLSGEDEIVEEMNSLGNSAADNKRYDELKKIRENSYKDALPYLEKANAINPSNQNVLKYLMNIYSQIGEDAKYKAVKAKLEALESKN; the protein is encoded by the coding sequence ATGAAAACACGAATATTAATAACAGGACTTGCATTTGCTACTGCTATTTCATTTGGACAAAAAAAAGAAATTAAAAAGGCCGAGAAAGCTATAAAATCTAATGAATACACCGAAGCTTTAAATTATTTGTCCGAAGCTGAACCAATGCTCAGTACCGTTGATAATGATATGAAAGCGCAATTTTACGCAGCTAGAGGCCAAGCGTTACTTGGTTCTGGCGGATCAGACTTTAAAAAATTAAAAGGCGCTGCCGATGCATTTAGCACTGCAATTTCTTTGGATCCGAAAATTGAAGAACAACTAATTGACCCATTGCAGAATCTGAGGGCGGCTTTAATTAATGGTGCAATTAAAGATCAAAATGCGCAACAATATAAAATGGCTACCGATAAACTTTATACAAGTTATATGGTAACAAAAAAAGATACTTCAGACTTGTATTTTGCTGCGGGTAATGCCGTTAATGGCCAAGATTACGATACCGCTCTTAAGTATTATCAAATGCTTTTAGACCTAAACTATAGCGGAGCAACAGTAGAGTATGTAGCTACAAATAAAACAACTGGAGAAGTAGAAGCTTTTGACAGTGAAAAATTGAGAGATTTTGCTATTAAATCTGGCGAATTTATTAAGCCGGAATCTAAAGTTACCAAATCTAGAAAAGGCGAAATACTGCGGAATATGACCCTTATCTATATTGAAAAAGGCGATACCGAAAAAGCTAAAAGTTTAATAGAAACAGCTAGAGCAGAAAATCCCGATGATGTGTTTTTAATGCGGGCCGATGCAGATATGAGCTATAAAATGGGCGACAATAAACGGTACAATGAATTAATGGAAAAGATTGTAGCAACAGACCCTGAAAATCCTGAGCTATATTTTAATTTAGGAATTAGCAACGACCAGCTAAACAACAAAGAAAAAGCATTAGAATATTATAACAAAGCATTAGAGCTTCGTCCCGAATACGAGGGAGCACTTATTAATATTGCAGCTTTAAAACTATCCGGTGAAGACGAAATAGTAGAAGAAATGAACAGCTTAGGAAATTCAGCTGCCGATAATAAAAGATACGATGAACTTAAAAAGATACGCGAAAATTCCTATAAGGATGCGCTACCGTATCTCGAAAAAGCAAATGCTATAAATCCGTCCAATCAAAATGTGCTTAAATATTTAATGAATATTTACAGCCAAATTGGAGAAGACGCTAAATACAAAGCGGTTAAAGCAAAGTTAGAAGCTTTGGAAAGTAAAAATTAA
- a CDS encoding C40 family peptidase, with the protein MDYGICNLSIVPLRGEAADASEMVTQLLYGEHFKILEIRKKWSRIRLAFDNYEGWIDNKQFAKITEADYTNIEESDLQLSSDLVDFVILPENQLFSICLGSTISATAFLNHNFEGKWVSNKLPKEHLIETALLYLNAPYLWGGKSPFGIDCSGFTQMVYKLNGYSLLRDASQQATQGEALSFIEESEPGDLAFFDNEEGKITHVGIIMNDNYIIHAHGKVRIDRLDHSGIFNYEARSHTHKLRVIKRII; encoded by the coding sequence ATGGATTACGGTATCTGTAATTTAAGTATTGTTCCACTTCGTGGCGAAGCTGCTGATGCTAGTGAAATGGTAACGCAGTTACTTTATGGCGAACACTTTAAAATTCTTGAAATTCGTAAAAAATGGAGCCGAATTCGTTTGGCTTTTGATAATTATGAAGGATGGATAGACAATAAACAATTTGCTAAAATTACCGAAGCCGATTATACGAATATTGAAGAATCGGACCTGCAGTTATCTTCAGATTTGGTAGATTTTGTTATCCTTCCGGAAAACCAATTATTTTCAATTTGTCTGGGAAGTACTATTTCGGCTACCGCTTTTTTAAATCATAATTTTGAAGGTAAATGGGTTTCAAATAAACTTCCAAAAGAACATTTAATTGAAACCGCCTTACTCTATTTAAATGCCCCATATTTATGGGGAGGAAAAAGTCCGTTTGGAATAGATTGTAGTGGCTTTACCCAAATGGTTTATAAATTGAATGGCTACAGTCTTTTGCGCGATGCCAGCCAGCAAGCTACACAAGGAGAAGCCTTGAGTTTTATTGAAGAAAGTGAGCCCGGCGATTTAGCTTTTTTTGACAATGAAGAAGGCAAGATTACGCATGTAGGTATTATTATGAACGATAACTATATTATCCATGCCCACGGAAAGGTACGGATTGATCGGCTAGACCACAGTGGTATTTTTAATTATGAAGCGCGCAGTCACACCCATAAACTGCGAGTAATTAAACGTATTATATAA
- a CDS encoding acetyl-CoA C-acyltransferase, which translates to MNNKVVIVSAIRTPIGSFMGGLSSLTAAQLGSAAIKGAMEKINLDPSMVQEVYMGNVVQAGVGQAPARQAALGAGIPDTVPATTVNKVCASGMKAVMNAAQAIALGDADVVIAGGMESMSNIPHYVHMRTGTKFGPATLIDGMQKDGLVDAYDHNAMGTCADLCATEYKFSREDQDAFAIKSYERSAKAWADGKFNDEVVPVEVPQRRGEPVVVSEDEEFKNVKMDRIASLRPAFTKDGTVTAANSSTINDGAGAMVLMSEAKAKELGLTPLAYIKGYADAAQEPKWFTTAPAKALPKAIAKAGIDINQVDYFEFNEAFSVVGLANMKILGLDDSNVNVNGGAVSLGHPLGCSGVRILITLLNVLKQNDAKYGAAAICNGGGGASAMVIESI; encoded by the coding sequence ATGAATAATAAAGTAGTTATAGTATCTGCAATCAGAACCCCGATAGGAAGTTTTATGGGGGGTCTTTCATCATTAACGGCAGCCCAATTAGGATCTGCAGCTATTAAAGGTGCAATGGAAAAAATAAATCTGGACCCTTCAATGGTTCAAGAAGTTTATATGGGCAATGTTGTGCAAGCGGGTGTGGGACAAGCACCTGCGAGACAAGCTGCTTTAGGTGCAGGTATACCGGATACCGTTCCTGCTACAACTGTTAATAAAGTGTGTGCTTCGGGCATGAAAGCCGTTATGAACGCTGCTCAAGCCATTGCTCTTGGCGATGCCGATGTTGTAATTGCCGGCGGAATGGAGAGCATGAGTAATATTCCTCATTATGTACATATGCGCACTGGAACCAAATTTGGGCCTGCAACTTTAATAGATGGCATGCAAAAAGATGGGCTGGTAGATGCTTATGATCACAACGCAATGGGTACTTGTGCAGATCTTTGCGCTACGGAATATAAATTTTCTCGCGAAGATCAAGACGCCTTCGCAATAAAATCGTACGAACGCTCAGCAAAAGCTTGGGCAGATGGAAAATTTAATGATGAAGTTGTTCCGGTAGAAGTTCCACAACGTCGTGGGGAACCGGTAGTGGTTTCGGAAGATGAAGAGTTTAAAAATGTAAAAATGGACCGAATTGCCTCTTTGCGTCCCGCTTTCACAAAGGACGGTACTGTTACCGCCGCAAATTCGTCTACTATAAACGATGGTGCCGGTGCTATGGTTTTAATGAGTGAAGCGAAAGCAAAAGAATTGGGATTAACGCCACTGGCATATATTAAAGGATATGCAGATGCGGCCCAGGAGCCAAAATGGTTTACAACAGCTCCGGCAAAGGCGCTTCCCAAAGCAATTGCAAAAGCTGGCATTGATATAAACCAAGTAGATTATTTTGAATTTAACGAAGCCTTTTCGGTAGTAGGCTTGGCAAATATGAAGATTTTAGGTCTTGATGATAGCAACGTAAACGTAAACGGAGGTGCCGTGTCTTTAGGTCATCCTCTTGGTTGCAGCGGAGTAAGAATTTTAATTACGCTTCTCAATGTGCTAAAACAAAACGACGCCAAATACGGTGCCGCAGCGATCTGCAATGGTGGAGGCGGTGCTTCTGCAATGGTAATTGAAAGTATTTAA
- the gyrA gene encoding DNA gyrase subunit A → MADGDKIIPINIEDEMKSAYIDYSMSVIVSRALPDVRDGMKPVHRRVLFGMHELGIKATGAHKKSARIVGEVLGKYHPHGDTSVYDAMVRMAQEWSLRYMLVDGQGNFGSVDGDSPAAMRYTEARMQKISEDMLADIDKETVDHQLNFDDTLKEPTVLPTRVPGLLINGASGIAVGMATNMPPHNLTEVVNGTIAYIEDNDIDIDGLMQHIKAPDFPTGGTIYGYEGVREAFHTGRGRVVMRAKATFEEVNGRECIIVTEIPYQVNKADMIKKTADMVNDKKIEGISNIRDESDRKGMRIVYILKRDAVPNIVLNTLYKYTALQSSFSVNNIALVNGRPQMLNLKELIHYFVEHRHEIVVRRTEYLLRKAEERAHILEGLIIASDNIDEVIRLIRASSNADEAREKLIEAFKLSEIQAKAIVEMRLRQLTGLEQDKLRTEYDELMKTIQDYKDILASKERRMQIITEELEEIKAKYGDERRSTIEYAGGDVSITDLIADEQVVITISHAGYIKRTSLTEYKTQNRGGVGQKASATRNEDFLEHLFVGTNHQYMMFFTQKGKCFWMRVFEIPEGTRTSKGRAIQNLINIEPDDKVKAFICTQDLKNEDYINSHFVIMATKMGQVKKTPLEQYSRPRTNGINAITIREDDELLEAKLTTGNSQVMLAVKSGKAIRFEEEKTRSMGRNASGVRGIRLGDDNDEVIGMIAVDENDSDILVVSENGYGKRSSIEDYRITNRGGKGVKTINITEKTGKLVAIKNVTDEDDLMIINKSGIAIRMAVADLRVMGRATQGVRLIKVREDDAIAAVAKAMKDDDEDEAVITDQNNDGTTLDNNETQTENNE, encoded by the coding sequence ATGGCTGATGGAGATAAAATAATTCCAATAAACATTGAAGATGAAATGAAATCTGCCTACATCGATTATTCGATGTCGGTCATAGTGTCACGTGCACTGCCAGATGTTCGCGATGGAATGAAACCTGTTCACAGAAGGGTGCTCTTTGGAATGCACGAATTGGGAATTAAAGCTACGGGCGCTCACAAAAAATCTGCGAGAATCGTAGGGGAGGTCCTTGGTAAATACCACCCGCACGGAGATACCTCTGTTTATGATGCTATGGTTCGTATGGCCCAGGAATGGAGCTTGCGATATATGTTAGTAGACGGACAAGGAAACTTTGGTTCTGTAGATGGCGATAGTCCGGCTGCAATGCGTTATACTGAAGCGAGAATGCAGAAAATTTCTGAAGACATGCTCGCAGATATCGATAAAGAAACCGTTGACCACCAACTCAATTTTGACGATACGCTAAAGGAACCAACGGTGCTCCCCACTCGAGTTCCTGGTCTTTTGATCAATGGTGCCAGCGGAATTGCCGTAGGTATGGCTACCAATATGCCACCCCACAACTTAACCGAAGTTGTAAACGGAACCATCGCATATATTGAAGATAACGATATAGATATTGATGGGTTAATGCAACATATTAAAGCGCCGGATTTCCCCACGGGAGGTACTATTTATGGGTACGAGGGCGTGCGCGAAGCATTTCATACCGGTAGAGGGCGTGTGGTGATGCGTGCAAAAGCAACTTTTGAAGAGGTTAACGGTAGAGAATGTATTATAGTTACTGAAATTCCATACCAAGTTAATAAGGCGGACATGATTAAAAAAACCGCCGATATGGTTAACGATAAAAAAATTGAAGGTATTTCAAATATTCGTGACGAAAGCGATAGAAAAGGAATGCGAATCGTTTACATTTTAAAGCGAGATGCCGTACCAAATATTGTTTTAAATACACTTTATAAATACACAGCGCTACAATCTAGTTTTAGCGTAAACAATATTGCGTTAGTAAATGGAAGACCTCAAATGTTAAATTTGAAAGAATTAATCCATTATTTTGTTGAACACCGCCACGAGATTGTTGTTAGACGTACCGAATATTTACTTCGTAAGGCCGAAGAACGCGCCCATATTTTAGAAGGTTTAATAATTGCTTCAGATAATATAGACGAGGTTATTCGCCTAATTCGTGCATCTTCAAATGCTGATGAAGCTCGAGAAAAGTTAATTGAGGCTTTTAAACTCTCCGAAATTCAAGCCAAGGCCATTGTTGAAATGCGATTGCGACAATTAACCGGCCTAGAGCAAGATAAACTGCGCACTGAGTACGACGAGTTGATGAAGACAATTCAAGATTACAAAGATATTCTTGCGAGTAAAGAACGCAGAATGCAAATTATTACCGAAGAGCTTGAAGAAATTAAAGCCAAATACGGTGATGAACGTAGATCTACTATTGAGTATGCAGGGGGCGATGTGAGTATTACCGATTTAATTGCAGACGAACAAGTTGTTATTACTATTTCGCACGCGGGTTATATTAAACGTACATCGCTTACGGAATATAAAACGCAGAATAGAGGTGGCGTTGGGCAAAAAGCTTCAGCTACTCGTAACGAAGATTTCTTAGAGCATCTTTTTGTAGGTACCAATCATCAATATATGATGTTCTTTACACAAAAGGGAAAATGTTTCTGGATGCGTGTTTTCGAAATACCAGAAGGTACTAGAACGTCAAAAGGTAGAGCCATTCAAAATCTAATAAATATAGAGCCAGACGATAAGGTAAAAGCCTTTATTTGTACCCAAGATTTAAAGAATGAAGATTATATAAACAGCCATTTCGTAATTATGGCCACCAAAATGGGCCAAGTTAAGAAAACGCCATTAGAACAATATTCAAGACCGCGAACTAACGGTATAAATGCAATTACCATTAGAGAAGACGATGAGTTGCTCGAAGCAAAGTTAACAACCGGAAATAGCCAAGTAATGCTAGCCGTAAAATCTGGAAAAGCCATTCGTTTTGAAGAGGAAAAAACCAGATCTATGGGTAGAAATGCTTCGGGAGTTCGCGGTATTAGGCTGGGCGATGATAATGACGAGGTTATAGGGATGATTGCCGTAGATGAAAATGACTCAGACATACTTGTGGTTTCAGAAAATGGCTACGGAAAACGCTCATCTATTGAAGATTACCGAATTACCAATCGTGGCGGGAAAGGAGTTAAAACCATTAATATTACAGAAAAAACCGGTAAATTAGTAGCCATAAAAAATGTAACCGATGAAGATGATCTAATGATCATAAATAAATCTGGAATCGCCATTAGAATGGCTGTAGCAGACCTTCGCGTTATGGGGCGTGCCACACAAGGCGTGCGTTTAATTAAAGTTAGGGAAGACGATGCCATTGCAGCAGTTGCTAAAGCTATGAAGGACGATGATGAAGATGAAGCGGTTATAACTGACCAAAACAATGATGGCACTACTCTTGATAATAACGAAACTCAAACCGAAAATAACGAATAA
- a CDS encoding T9SS type A sorting domain-containing protein: MKIYEMKSVFILLLVLLFSFPAIGQDYKPILDHRNEWHFTTCNFGCYTDKYYTDGDTLVNGMMYKILDGYHFISRTFLLREDLAEKKLYFLKIRPSGGVEEYLLYDFTLQVGDSINMLNPITPFPQDGGYFKLDSIVPRPLVDGQNYDHFYFSPTPSNTISSENAIWVEGAGSLSLINAPGGFPDLNEVGALSCYFKNRDVFYANLDSIDDCTPVFMDIKKNNLEEVVLTTPNNSKSCMLHNATNVTQIVIYDINGKKLKTIDHNFKKNILVDMASYSPGSYFILAQGIGGSAKTFRILNK, translated from the coding sequence ATGAAGATCTACGAAATGAAATCTGTATTTATACTTCTTTTGGTCTTGCTTTTTTCATTTCCAGCCATTGGGCAAGATTATAAACCTATTTTAGACCATAGAAACGAATGGCATTTTACCACCTGCAATTTTGGTTGTTATACGGATAAATACTATACCGATGGCGACACTTTGGTGAATGGAATGATGTATAAAATACTGGACGGATATCATTTTATTTCGCGCACCTTTTTATTGCGGGAAGATTTGGCTGAAAAAAAACTCTACTTTTTAAAAATTCGACCCAGTGGTGGGGTTGAAGAATATCTGTTATACGACTTTACGCTACAGGTGGGCGACAGTATTAATATGCTAAACCCGATAACTCCATTTCCGCAAGACGGAGGCTATTTTAAGCTGGACTCAATTGTTCCGAGACCTTTGGTGGATGGACAAAATTATGATCACTTCTATTTTTCGCCTACACCCTCGAATACGATAAGTTCTGAAAACGCAATTTGGGTTGAAGGTGCTGGCTCGCTTTCATTAATTAATGCACCTGGTGGTTTTCCAGATTTAAATGAAGTTGGCGCATTGAGTTGTTATTTTAAAAACAGAGATGTTTTTTACGCCAATTTAGATTCTATAGACGACTGTACGCCAGTTTTTATGGATATTAAGAAAAATAATCTGGAAGAAGTAGTGTTAACTACCCCAAATAACAGCAAATCCTGCATGCTGCACAATGCTACAAACGTTACGCAAATTGTAATTTACGATATAAACGGCAAGAAACTTAAAACCATAGACCATAATTTTAAGAAGAATATTTTAGTAGATATGGCAAGTTATAGTCCGGGAAGTTATTTTATTTTAGCTCAAGGAATAGGGGGATCTGCTAAAACCTTCAGAATACTTAACAAGTAA